Proteins from one Panthera leo isolate Ple1 chromosome D1, P.leo_Ple1_pat1.1, whole genome shotgun sequence genomic window:
- the LOC122200459 gene encoding olfactory receptor 52D1-like: MPASNISDDSLPGTLILTGIPGLEWAHVWIAIPFCTMYLVALVGNAALILVIVTDSALHAPMYLFLCLLSLTDLALSSTTVPKILAILWLHAGEISFGGCLAQMFCVHSIYALESSVLLAMAFDRYVAICNPLRYTTILNHTVIGKIGLASILRSIAVVSPFIFLLKRLPYCGHHVMAHTYCEHMGIARLACANITVNIVYGLTVALLAVGLDSILIAISYGFILHAVFRLPSQDARHKALSTCGSHLGVILVFYIPAFFSFLTHRFGQHRVPKNVHIFLANLYVLVPPVLNPIIYGARTKEIRSRLLRLLHLRRVSV, encoded by the coding sequence ATGCCTGCTTCCAACATCAGTGATGACAGTCTCCCAGGCACACTCATCCTGACGGGCATCCCAGGGCTGGAGTGGGCCCACGTCTGGATCGCCATCCCCTTCTGCACCATGTATCTGGTAGCGCTGGTTGGGAATGCTGCCCTCATCCTGGTCATTGTGACAGACAGTGCTCTTCATGCACCCATGTACCTCTTCCTGTGCCTTCTTTCGCTCACCGACCTGGCTCTCAGCTCTACTACTGTGCCCAAGATATTAGCCATTTTGTGGCTTCATGCTGGAGAGATTTCCTTTGGTGGATGCCTGGCCCAGATGTTTTGTGTCCATTCTATCTATGCTCTGGAGTCCTCAGTTCTTCTCGCCATGGCCTTTGATCGCTACGTAGCTATATGCAACCCACTGAGATATACAACCATTCTCAACCATACTGTCATAGGCAAAATTGGCCTTGCCAGCATACTCCGTAGTATAGCCGTTGTCTCCCCATTCATCTTCCTGCTGAAGCGACTGCCTTACTGTGGTCACCATGTCATGGCCCACACATACTGTGAGCACATGGGCATCGCTCGCCTGGCCTGTGCCAACATCACTGTCAATATTGTCTATGGGCTGACTGTGGCCCTGCTGGCTGTGGGTCTGGATTCCATCCTCATTGCCATTTCCTACGGCTTTATCCTCCATGCTGTCTTCCGCCTTCCATCTCAAGATGCCAGGCACAAGGCTCTGAGTACCTGTGGCTCCCACCTGGGGGTCATCCTGGTCTTCTACATTCctgccttcttctccttcctcacccACCGCTTTGGCCAGCACCGAGTCCCCAAGAATGTGCACATTTTTCTGGCCAACCTGTACGTGCTGGTGCCTCCTGTGCTCAACCCGATCATCTATGGGGCTAGGACCAAGGAAATTCGGAGCCGACTTCTGAGACTGCTTCACTTGAGGAGGGTCTCAGTATGA
- the LOC122199962 gene encoding olfactory receptor 52D1-like, whose product MSVSNISDDSLPGTLILTGIPGLEWAHVWIAIPFCTMYLVALTGNAALILVIVTDSALHAPMYLFLCLLSLTDLALSSTTVPKTLAILWLHAGEISFGGCLAQMFCVHSIYALESSVLLAMAFDRYIAICNPLRYTTILNHTVIGKIGLASIFRSIVFVSPFIFLLRRLPYCGHHVMAHTYCEHMGIARLACANITVNIVYGLTVALLAVGLDSILIAISYGFILHAVFRLPSQDARHKALSTCGSHLGVILVFYIPAFFSFLTHRFGQHRVPKNVHIFLANLYVLVPPVLNPIIYGARTKEIRSRLLRLLHLGKVSV is encoded by the coding sequence ATGTCAGTTTCCAACATCAGTGATGACAGTCTCCCAGGCACACTCATCCTTACTGGGATCCCAGGACTGGAGTGGGCCCACGTCTGGATTGCCATCCCCTTCTGCACCATGTATCTGGTAGCGCTGACTGGGAATGCTGCCCTCATCCTGGTCATTGTGACAGACAGTGCTCTTCATGCACCCATGTACCTCTTCCTGTGCCTTCTCTCACTCACTGACCTGGCTCTCAGCTCCACTACTGTGCCCAAGACATTAGCCATTTTGTGGCTTCATGCTGGAGAGATTTCCTTTGGTGGATGCCTGGCCCAGATGTTTTGTGTCCATTCTATCTATGCTCTGGAGTCCTCAGTTCTTCTCGCCATGGCCTTTGATCGCTACATAGCTATATGCAACCCACTGAGATATACAACCATTCTCAACCATACTGTCATAGGCAAAATTGGCCTTGCCAGCATATTCCGTAGCATAGTTTTTGTCTCCCCATTCATCTTCTTGTTGAGGCGACTGCCTTACTGTGGTCACCATGTCATGGCCCACACATACTGTGAGCACATGGGCATCGCTCGCCTGGCCTGTGCCAACATCACTGTCAATATTGTCTATGGGCTGACTGTGGCCCTGCTGGCTGTGGGTCTGGATTCCATCCTCATTGCCATTTCCTACGGCTTTATCCTCCATGCTGTCTTCCGCCTTCCATCTCAAGATGCCAGGCACAAGGCTCTGAGTACCTGTGGCTCCCACCTGGGGGTCATCCTGGTCTTCTACATTCctgccttcttctccttcctcacccACCGTTTTGGCCAGCACCGAGTCCCCAAGAATGTGCACATTTTTCTGGCCAACCTGTACGTGCTGGTGCCTCCTGTGCTCAACCCGATCATCTATGGGGCTAGGACCAAGGAGATTCGGAGCCGACTTCTGAGACTGCTTCACTTGGGAAAGGTCTCAGTATAA
- the LOC122200460 gene encoding olfactory receptor 52D1-like yields the protein MPASNISDDSFPGTLILTGIPGLEWAHVWIAIPFCAMYLVALAGNAALILVIVTDSALHAPMYLFLCLLSLTDLALSSVTVPKMLAILWLHAGEISFGGCLAQMFCVHSIYTLESLVLLAMAFDRYVAICNPLRYTTILNHTVIGKIALAGLCRSVAIVSPFIFLLRRLPYCGHHVMAHTYCEHMGIARLACANITVNIVYGLTVALLAMGLDAILIAISYGFILHAVFRLPSQDARHKALSTCGSHLGVILVFYIPAFFSFLTHRFGQHRVPKNVHIFLANLYVLVPPVLNPIIYGARTKEIRSRLLRLLHMRKVSL from the coding sequence ATGCCTGCTTCCAACATCAGTGATGACAGTTTCCCAGGCACACTCATCCTGACGGGCATCCCAGGGCTGGAGTGGGCCCACGTCTGGATCGCCATCCCCTTCTGCGCCATGTATCTGGTAGCACTGGCTGGGAATGCTGCCCTCATCCTGGTCATTGTGACAGACAGTGCTCTTCATGCACCCATGTACCTCTTCCTATGCCTTCTCTCACTCACCGATCTGGCTCTCAGCTCTGTCACTGTGCCCAAGATGCTGGCCATTTTGTGGCTTCATGCTGGAGAGATTTCCTTTGGTGGATGCCTGGCCCAGATGTTTTGTGTCCATTCTATCTATACCCTGGAGTCTTTAGTTCTTCTTGCCATGGCCTTTGATCGCTATGTGGCAATCTGCAACCCACTGAGATACACAACCATTCTCAACCATACCGTCATAGGCAAAATTGCCCTTGCTGGGCTATGCCGTAGTGTGGCCATTGTGTCCCCATTCATCTTCTTGTTGAGGCGACTGCCTTACTGTGGTCACCATGTCATGGCCCACACATACTGTGAGCACATGGGCATCGCTCGCCTGGCCTGTGCCAACATCACTGTCAATATTGTCTATGGGCTGACTGTGGCCCTGCTGGCCATGGGTCTGGATGCCATCCTCATTGCCATTTCCTACGGCTTTATCCTCCATGCTGTCTTCCGCCTTCCATCTCAAGATGCCAGGCACAAGGCTCTGAGTACCTGTGGCTCCCACCTGGGGGTCATCCTGGTCTTCTACATTCctgccttcttctccttcctcacccACCGCTTTGGCCAGCACCGAGTCCCCAAGAATGTGCACATTTTTCTGGCCAACCTGTACGTGCTGGTGCCTCCTGTGCTCAACCCGATCATCTATGGGGCTAGGACCAAGGAGATTCGGAGCCGACTTCTGAGGCTGCTACATATGAGGAAGGTCTCATTGTGA